The following are encoded in a window of Methanobrevibacter ruminantium M1 genomic DNA:
- the dnaG gene encoding DNA primase DnaG — MGKGVELTTTKYLIHAQINANGIVEKPDVVGAVFGQTEGLLSNDLDLRELQRTGRIGRIQVIIHSNGGRAKGEIVIPSSLDRIETAILAASLETINRVGPCEASIEVLRVEDVRAVKRQQVINRAKEIYMGMMETVSPESMKMIEEIRESMRVHEISEFGEERLPAGPNVHTSDAIIVVEGRNDVLNLLKYGIKNTVAVEGVNIPTSVAELTKKRTVTAFVDGDRGGELILKELLQVGEVDYITRAPRGKEVEDLEKEEVLVALRDKAPTEQVINNLDFNLDTQAKTPKNKVNRTDRRAKNFNKSDKFHGNKRNDRKDKFNDRKDKNGKNDRRGKDRNSRGRRDRGDRIPESRMKLLKNMLRDLEGTGNSEILDDSLNLLKETKVETLYEDLKEDIPDADTIIFDGVISQRLVDIAHSKGVKTLVAFKSSRVIKRPDKLKLITLN, encoded by the coding sequence ATGGGAAAAGGAGTAGAATTAACTACAACTAAATATCTTATTCACGCTCAAATTAATGCCAACGGAATCGTAGAAAAGCCTGATGTTGTAGGTGCTGTTTTCGGACAGACCGAAGGGCTTTTAAGTAACGATTTAGACCTTAGGGAACTTCAAAGAACCGGAAGGATAGGAAGAATCCAAGTTATCATTCATTCTAACGGCGGACGTGCAAAAGGTGAAATTGTAATTCCATCCAGCTTAGATAGAATCGAAACCGCTATCCTTGCAGCATCTCTTGAGACCATTAACCGTGTAGGTCCTTGTGAAGCTTCCATAGAAGTTCTTAGGGTAGAAGACGTAAGAGCTGTGAAAAGACAACAAGTTATCAATCGTGCAAAAGAAATTTATATGGGCATGATGGAAACTGTCTCTCCTGAAAGCATGAAAATGATTGAAGAAATCAGAGAATCAATGAGAGTTCATGAGATCTCTGAATTTGGAGAGGAAAGACTTCCAGCAGGTCCAAATGTACATACTTCCGATGCAATCATTGTCGTTGAAGGAAGAAATGACGTTTTAAACTTATTAAAATATGGAATCAAAAACACTGTAGCAGTTGAAGGAGTAAACATTCCAACAAGCGTTGCAGAGCTTACTAAAAAAAGAACTGTTACAGCATTTGTTGATGGAGACCGTGGCGGAGAGTTAATCTTAAAAGAACTCTTGCAAGTGGGAGAAGTAGATTACATTACCAGAGCTCCAAGAGGCAAAGAAGTTGAAGACTTGGAAAAAGAAGAAGTCTTAGTGGCTTTAAGAGACAAAGCTCCAACCGAACAGGTAATCAATAATCTTGACTTCAATCTAGACACTCAAGCAAAAACTCCAAAAAACAAAGTAAACAGAACAGACAGAAGAGCAAAAAACTTCAATAAATCTGACAAGTTCCATGGAAATAAAAGAAACGATCGTAAAGACAAATTCAATGACAGAAAAGACAAAAACGGAAAAAACGATCGCAGAGGAAAAGACAGAAATTCTAGAGGTCGCAGAGACAGAGGCGACAGAATTCCTGAAAGCAGAATGAAGTTATTAAAGAACATGTTAAGAGACTTAGAAGGAACTGGAAACAGTGAAATCTTAGATGATTCTTTAAACCTCTTAAAAGAAACTAAAGTCGAAACCCTTTATGAAGACTTAAAAGAAGACATCCCAGATGCTGATACAATTATCTTCGATGGAGTAATCAGCCAAAGATTAGTGGATATTGCTCATTCAAAAGGAGTTAAAACATTAGTTGCTTTTAAATCCAGCAGAGTAATTAAAAGACCTGACAAGCTCAAATTAATTACTTTAAACTAA
- a CDS encoding RraA family protein, protein MAKIKPNDLLKKPSKIEKMELDQIDISKYQFSIDDLEGKDSSNYILLKKILDSSSSCQVSDAYASVSGRSGVLDGLKPMNRNKVYGRVFTAKTNTNDWGTSLMAMDNASQGEVLFIYSYGDKASVWGELASTCAGEKGIAGTILYGYARDMDALIDLDYPVYALDYCPNAGKALGLGKVDIVLEIGEDIIKPGDFVFADENGVVLIPQELFGETMVATFNVKVKESFIIKELKKGRLLSEIIGLER, encoded by the coding sequence TTGGCAAAGATTAAACCTAATGATTTATTGAAAAAACCATCAAAGATAGAAAAAATGGAACTGGATCAGATTGACATAAGCAAATACCAATTTTCAATAGATGATTTGGAGGGTAAGGACAGTTCCAATTACATTTTACTCAAGAAGATTCTTGATTCAAGCTCTTCATGTCAAGTTTCCGATGCATATGCCTCTGTATCCGGACGCAGCGGAGTACTTGATGGATTAAAGCCAATGAATAGAAACAAGGTCTATGGTAGGGTTTTTACAGCTAAGACCAATACAAACGATTGGGGAACTTCCTTGATGGCTATGGACAATGCGAGCCAAGGAGAGGTTCTATTCATCTACAGCTATGGAGATAAGGCCTCTGTTTGGGGAGAGCTTGCTTCCACATGTGCAGGTGAGAAAGGAATTGCTGGAACAATTCTTTATGGTTATGCAAGGGATATGGATGCTCTAATCGACTTGGATTATCCAGTATACGCTCTTGACTATTGTCCTAATGCAGGTAAGGCTTTAGGGCTTGGAAAGGTTGATATAGTGCTTGAAATTGGTGAAGACATAATAAAGCCAGGTGATTTTGTATTTGCAGATGAGAATGGTGTTGTATTGATTCCTCAAGAGCTCTTTGGAGAGACTATGGTGGCAACATTCAATGTAAAGGTCAAAGAGAGCTTTATTATTAAGGAGCTTAAAAAAGGCAGATTATTGTCTGAAATTATTGGATTGGAAAGATAG
- a CDS encoding Gar1/Naf1 family protein has protein sequence MKFLGNISHLANSGKLIAKSSQTPPAGAFVFTNDKQKIGKVYNIFGPVKNPYISINLYRSVNKRDLESRQGEKLFVSTKREMEKDKKKKRSNKSKKGKYSKGKNKSKPSKKKRSNKKSRR, from the coding sequence ATGAAATTTTTAGGAAATATATCACACCTTGCAAATTCTGGAAAGCTTATCGCCAAGTCAAGCCAGACTCCACCTGCTGGAGCTTTTGTTTTTACTAATGATAAACAGAAAATAGGTAAGGTATATAATATCTTTGGCCCAGTGAAGAATCCATATATCTCTATTAATCTTTACAGGTCAGTAAATAAAAGAGATCTTGAAAGTAGACAAGGTGAAAAGCTTTTTGTTTCTACAAAAAGAGAGATGGAAAAAGATAAGAAAAAGAAAAGAAGCAATAAATCTAAAAAAGGCAAATATTCTAAAGGCAAAAACAAGTCTAAACCATCTAAGAAAAAGAGATCCAATAAAAAATCTCGCAGATAA
- a CDS encoding ATP-grasp domain-containing protein → MENLLIMGINTRPMVNSALKLDYRTYSVSYFKTYDFVSPYNERHVLDQESVDSCGFFERNYSPQKLLDLSREYLFDLSKEHNSKKQDNENNEDIDEIDKIVLITGIHADDFKGEFSRFKTKIRGNINTKDLDDKFRFYQKTKNKFDVPLTFKLSDVDELRDILKQYNNNQFILKPLKGNGGLGIFLIDYDSLNELNNSNNPLENISFDDYILQEYIEGTSISSSVLGTNDDCVNLFNSRLVTENDLGNDNFAYSGNIVPLDVNSFNCFNESFKGLGIDSKQLNKEMKEISEDLIRQFRLIGSNGVDFILDRENNLKVIEINPRLQGTYELCEEIMDLNLLDAHIKACEGELVEVPKLNGRYGIKKIIYSSKQVKIGNLSLSNVYDVPYEGVKIEANQPIVTLIDSNKDLKTAIGNINTAEELVYKNIY, encoded by the coding sequence ATGGAAAATTTACTTATTATGGGAATTAATACAAGACCAATGGTTAATTCTGCATTGAAATTGGATTATAGAACATATTCAGTAAGTTATTTTAAGACTTATGATTTCGTTAGCCCATATAATGAAAGGCATGTTTTAGACCAGGAATCTGTAGACTCCTGCGGATTCTTTGAAAGGAACTACTCTCCTCAAAAGCTATTGGATTTATCCAGGGAATATCTATTCGACTTATCTAAAGAACACAATTCAAAAAAGCAAGATAATGAAAATAATGAAGATATCGATGAAATCGATAAAATCGTACTTATAACTGGAATACATGCTGATGACTTTAAAGGGGAATTTTCCAGATTCAAGACCAAGATTAGAGGAAACATAAATACAAAGGATCTTGATGATAAATTTAGATTCTATCAAAAAACAAAGAACAAATTTGATGTTCCTCTAACTTTTAAACTAAGTGATGTAGATGAACTAAGAGATATTCTTAAACAATACAATAACAATCAATTTATTTTAAAACCCCTTAAAGGAAATGGTGGTTTAGGAATTTTCCTTATAGATTATGATAGCTTAAATGAATTAAATAATAGCAATAATCCTTTGGAAAATATTTCATTTGATGACTACATATTGCAGGAGTATATTGAGGGCACAAGCATATCATCTTCAGTTCTTGGAACTAATGATGATTGCGTTAATCTCTTTAATTCAAGACTAGTTACAGAAAATGATTTAGGAAATGATAATTTTGCATATAGTGGAAACATTGTGCCATTGGATGTGAATAGCTTTAACTGTTTTAATGAATCTTTTAAAGGATTGGGGATTGATTCAAAGCAATTAAACAAAGAGATGAAAGAGATTTCCGAAGACCTGATTAGGCAATTCCGATTGATTGGATCTAATGGAGTTGACTTTATTTTAGATAGGGAAAACAATCTAAAGGTCATTGAAATCAATCCAAGACTTCAGGGAACTTATGAATTATGTGAAGAGATAATGGACTTGAATCTTCTTGATGCACACATAAAGGCATGCGAAGGAGAATTGGTGGAAGTTCCTAAACTTAATGGCAGATATGGGATTAAAAAGATTATTTATTCATCCAAACAGGTTAAAATTGGTAATTTGAGTTTATCAAATGTCTATGATGTCCCTTATGAAGGAGTTAAGATAGAGGCAAATCAGCCTATTGTTACTTTGATTGATTCAAATAAGGATTTGAAAACTGCAATTGGGAATATAAATACTGCAGAAGAGTTGGTTTATAAAAATATCTATTAG
- the xerA gene encoding site-specific tyrosine recombinase/integron integrase — protein sequence MNIFSTEETYYGTRKDSPVLLPSYNEYGDKLHIKDVFDFEEMLENYIIEMEIRNYSENTVKTYSSIIRSMIDYMSSEEGVYDGRKFLACFKKYIRDLKKDQDVSQNYIYLNTVVCKKFLEFNDIYFLEDVQNPKRTKSLPKSLTEKEVKSLIDAVQITDEDSELKKKAKMRDKVILEFLYSTGLRISELVKLQKKDIDFDERTIRVRGKGEKDRIVLFDENTRDLIDNYIETQNQKSEYLFINKNGRKLTPRYVQMMIKEYAEKAGIKKKVTPHVLRHSFATHLLKNGVDIRVIQQLLGHSSLSTTQIYTNVDMDTIKSVYDHARE from the coding sequence ATGAACATATTTTCAACTGAAGAAACATATTATGGCACTAGAAAAGACTCTCCAGTACTGCTGCCTTCATACAACGAATATGGAGACAAGCTCCATATCAAGGACGTATTCGATTTTGAAGAGATGCTGGAAAACTACATCATCGAAATGGAAATTAGAAACTATTCCGAAAACACTGTAAAGACATACAGCTCCATCATAAGAAGCATGATAGATTATATGAGCTCAGAGGAAGGAGTCTACGATGGAAGAAAATTCCTAGCATGCTTTAAAAAGTATATAAGAGACCTAAAGAAAGACCAAGACGTTTCACAAAACTACATATACCTAAACACAGTGGTCTGCAAGAAGTTCCTTGAATTCAATGACATCTATTTTTTAGAGGATGTTCAAAACCCTAAAAGAACAAAGTCACTCCCTAAATCCCTGACTGAAAAGGAAGTGAAATCACTTATCGATGCAGTTCAAATCACCGATGAGGACAGCGAACTTAAGAAAAAAGCCAAAATGAGAGACAAGGTCATTCTTGAATTCCTATACTCTACAGGACTTCGTATTTCAGAGCTTGTCAAGCTGCAAAAAAAAGATATTGACTTTGATGAGAGGACAATAAGGGTAAGAGGTAAGGGAGAAAAGGATAGAATAGTTCTTTTTGACGAAAATACGAGAGATTTGATAGATAATTATATAGAAACACAAAACCAGAAGTCAGAATATCTATTCATCAACAAGAACGGCAGAAAGCTAACTCCAAGATATGTCCAGATGATGATAAAGGAGTATGCAGAAAAAGCGGGAATCAAAAAGAAAGTAACCCCCCATGTCTTAAGGCATTCATTTGCAACACATCTTCTAAAGAATGGAGTTGATATAAGGGTCATTCAGCAACTATTGGGACACTCCAGCCTTTCCACCACTCAGATTTATACAAACGTAGATATGGATACAATAAAATCCGTATATGATCATGCAAGAGAGTAG
- a CDS encoding type 1 glutamine amidotransferase codes for MDNLELTVMNMYSDILNTYGDIGNFRCINQRIRWRDISLNIQECTIDKDDDFEWEDIDIILIGGGSDNNQSIVSNHLLEQRKDLVEFIENGGVLLAICGSYQMFGNKYLDVDGKDIPCLEVFDIETTSRPDRLIGDIVISNAIPDSNNVLNKDFDFKLKDMVGFENHGGRTYHNHDPLGHVKVGFGNNGEDKGEGMVYKNFLASYLHGPFLPKNPHIADYMIFNALNRKYSITEIKDLNDTIEIRAHERMLKRLLNDK; via the coding sequence ATGGATAACTTAGAATTAACAGTAATGAATATGTACTCCGATATTTTAAATACATACGGAGACATAGGAAACTTTAGATGCATCAATCAAAGAATCAGATGGAGAGACATCTCTTTAAACATTCAGGAATGTACAATCGACAAGGATGATGACTTTGAATGGGAAGACATCGACATAATCCTAATAGGTGGAGGCTCAGATAATAACCAATCCATTGTATCTAACCACCTTCTAGAGCAAAGAAAAGATCTTGTCGAGTTTATTGAAAATGGAGGAGTCCTTCTGGCCATTTGCGGAAGCTATCAAATGTTCGGAAACAAATACCTAGATGTAGACGGCAAGGACATACCTTGCCTTGAAGTCTTTGACATAGAAACCACAAGCCGTCCTGATAGACTAATAGGGGATATTGTAATATCCAATGCCATCCCAGATTCAAATAATGTATTAAACAAGGATTTTGATTTCAAATTGAAGGATATGGTTGGATTTGAAAACCATGGAGGCAGAACCTATCACAACCACGACCCTTTAGGCCATGTAAAGGTCGGATTCGGCAATAATGGTGAAGACAAAGGGGAAGGAATGGTATATAAAAACTTCCTAGCAAGCTATTTGCATGGTCCTTTCTTGCCAAAGAACCCACACATTGCAGATTATATGATATTCAATGCTTTAAATAGAAAGTACTCAATTACAGAGATAAAAGACCTAAATGACACTATTGAAATTAGGGCACATGAAAGAATGTTAAAACGTTTATTGAACGATAAATAG
- a CDS encoding MSCRAMM family adhesin SdrC, with protein MKNKILISFSLILLLMISLSFVSASYALDSNHLGENDRSCLNSCSSLKYSLGDNKNNDLDNSADLNSLNPNSNNCLNSNKNNCNCYCKNQTDLNDDLNDSDNCPDSFAKKTNINHDKQLNDGEIDFSERNNQIFLISPENFSVFFDENNRLKEDYGGCTLVFEGDFAELGIIDISYPYTRITAKENSFKNTAFKLSASDIELSNLNISLDKEFKDNEYAGILVLSDYISIYNITLNYTVPANTNGFCIYSKGEGFRRITDLSLINNTITFTGNNLNEAWDYGIFLDKTDNALVYGNSLGSYLPLCEDNWYNNEYGAVSKMSSAGFVAQSCNDLKLSSNEINTYVTDSTQSSFAMDSCILYDCSDLTVERNTLYLEDIDSQDGKNNTLHGFDLYLCDDAIIAFNNIDLFTMGGNDGRKITSPLQVNGPSDNIRIAYNNITSSNFGSNCGIYSHNFYGDTHLEIISNFIDVAGFANSGEWSLLSGIEVQDSDDVIWNNTIIVTNLGDFKYNNKVYGISYSQNRNNYNSTFNVQYNNITTNGYYAVYLGKDDYPVVNSTVKNNVLNTYITGGNPAVSIANDNKNNPIVNNTDNEFKNIFKNSSFPKWLKNFLRQDTKVDKDFSWITDAINPQSNGTGFSNDTGNGTGIIDNDGSDTVGNNSEGSDSIVNGSTSANGTGNGTSGNATEPQNPIDDNQGDNSGGSSSSDNSTGSQTDNEDSNQNNTDPTDSKPTNNTDVPVNPTNTSDKPVNSTEPVPANDTEPVPANDTEPVPANDTGPVPDNKTDNPVNNTEPVQEDANKTDSDNTEPINTTKDNSTEIINKTESDDDTNQTVLKDDDLDPKESHENSQDDNKNPSDDEEKSTPGDSGNELTDPESNSESPQNQEENSENSNDDSSEPSSSTVGDSHSDSASSPGLSDASSSKNAYELDKPVEDLVTKSVDYISLAGICIVTLLLILFGYKRQKDIEGED; from the coding sequence TTGAAAAATAAGATCTTAATATCCTTTTCTCTTATTCTTTTATTAATGATTAGTCTGTCTTTTGTTTCGGCTTCATATGCTCTAGACTCTAATCATTTGGGAGAAAATGATAGATCTTGTCTTAATTCTTGTTCTTCTTTAAAATATTCTTTAGGTGATAATAAAAATAATGACTTAGATAATAGTGCTGATTTGAATAGTTTAAATCCCAATAGCAATAATTGCTTAAATTCCAATAAAAATAATTGTAATTGCTATTGCAAGAATCAAACAGATCTTAATGATGATTTAAACGATTCAGATAACTGTCCTGACAGTTTTGCTAAAAAGACAAATATTAATCATGATAAGCAGTTGAATGATGGTGAGATAGATTTCTCCGAGCGCAATAATCAAATCTTCCTGATAAGTCCTGAAAACTTCAGTGTTTTCTTTGATGAAAATAACCGCTTAAAGGAAGATTATGGGGGATGCACCCTTGTATTTGAAGGGGATTTCGCTGAGCTTGGCATAATCGACATATCATATCCTTACACTCGAATCACTGCAAAGGAAAACTCATTCAAGAATACTGCATTCAAGCTTTCTGCATCTGATATCGAACTTTCCAATCTAAACATAAGTTTGGATAAGGAATTTAAAGATAACGAATATGCAGGGATTTTGGTTCTATCTGATTACATTAGCATCTACAATATTACCCTAAACTATACGGTTCCAGCCAATACAAACGGATTTTGCATCTACAGCAAAGGTGAAGGCTTTAGAAGAATCACTGATTTGTCCTTAATCAACAACACAATCACCTTTACAGGCAATAATCTAAATGAGGCTTGGGATTATGGCATTTTCCTTGATAAGACAGATAATGCCTTGGTTTATGGCAATTCACTTGGTTCATATTTGCCATTATGTGAAGACAATTGGTATAATAATGAATATGGTGCTGTCAGCAAGATGTCCAGCGCTGGCTTTGTAGCTCAAAGCTGTAATGATCTAAAGCTGTCCAGTAATGAAATCAATACCTATGTTACAGATTCCACCCAAAGCTCATTTGCTATGGATTCATGCATATTATATGATTGCAGTGACCTTACTGTCGAAAGAAACACTCTTTATCTGGAGGACATTGACAGTCAGGACGGCAAGAACAATACCTTGCATGGATTTGACTTGTATCTATGTGACGATGCGATAATTGCCTTCAACAATATCGATCTTTTCACAATGGGAGGCAATGACGGGAGAAAAATCACATCTCCATTGCAAGTGAACGGACCATCAGACAATATCAGAATTGCATATAACAATATTACAAGTTCTAATTTCGGTTCTAACTGTGGAATATATTCCCATAACTTCTATGGGGACACACACCTTGAAATTATAAGCAATTTCATTGATGTTGCAGGCTTTGCAAACTCTGGAGAATGGTCACTTCTATCTGGAATTGAAGTCCAGGATTCAGATGACGTAATCTGGAATAATACAATTATCGTAACAAATCTAGGTGATTTCAAATATAATAACAAGGTCTATGGAATAAGCTATTCACAAAATAGGAACAACTATAACTCTACATTCAATGTCCAATACAATAACATTACAACAAATGGATATTATGCTGTATATTTAGGTAAGGATGATTATCCTGTTGTAAATTCAACCGTTAAGAACAATGTATTGAACACTTATATAACCGGAGGAAATCCGGCAGTGTCAATTGCAAATGATAATAAAAACAATCCTATCGTAAACAATACAGACAATGAGTTTAAAAACATCTTTAAAAATAGCAGTTTTCCTAAATGGCTTAAAAACTTCTTGAGACAGGACACTAAAGTGGACAAGGACTTTTCATGGATTACAGATGCTATAAATCCTCAATCAAACGGCACTGGATTTTCTAATGACACTGGAAATGGCACAGGGATAATAGATAATGATGGTAGCGACACTGTAGGAAACAATTCTGAAGGCAGCGATTCTATCGTTAATGGAAGCACTTCCGCTAATGGAACAGGCAATGGAACTTCTGGAAATGCCACAGAACCACAAAATCCGATTGATGACAATCAAGGAGATAATTCTGGAGGCTCAAGTTCCAGCGACAATTCCACAGGAAGCCAAACAGATAACGAGGATTCCAATCAGAACAATACCGACCCTACTGACTCAAAACCGACAAATAATACAGATGTCCCAGTGAATCCTACAAACACTAGCGATAAGCCAGTTAACAGTACAGAACCGGTCCCCGCTAATGATACAGAGCCAGTTCCAGCAAATGATACAGAGCCAGTTCCAGCAAATGATACAGGGCCAGTTCCAGATAACAAGACTGATAATCCAGTTAACAATACAGAACCGGTTCAAGAGGATGCTAATAAAACCGATTCAGATAATACTGAACCAATCAACACTACAAAAGACAATAGCACTGAAATTATCAATAAGACAGAATCAGATGATGATACTAACCAGACTGTGTTAAAAGACGATGATTTGGATCCTAAAGAATCACACGAAAATTCTCAAGATGACAATAAGAATCCAAGTGATGATGAAGAGAAATCAACACCTGGAGATTCTGGAAATGAGTTAACAGATCCTGAAAGCAATTCAGAAAGCCCTCAAAATCAAGAGGAAAACTCAGAGAATTCGAATGATGATTCTAGTGAGCCTTCTAGTTCTACAGTCGGCGATTCACATTCAGATTCTGCTTCCAGTCCAGGTCTTAGTGATGCTTCCAGCAGCAAGAATGCATATGAATTGGATAAGCCTGTAGAGGATTTAGTTACAAAATCTGTTGATTATATCTCACTTGCGGGAATCTGCATTGTTACTTTGTTATTAATTTTATTCGGTTATAAACGTCAAAAGGATATTGAAGGAGAAGACTAG
- a CDS encoding DUF2149 domain-containing protein codes for MVKISRKNSFDESSEEDPMSGVANLVDAMLVIAVGLLVFLVISWNMQSIIFNEDLSPQQKQEAIDAMNQVIEVDQGQQLNETPDISNSSGEGYTEMGKVYQDPKTGKLIMIEN; via the coding sequence ATGGTTAAGATTAGTCGTAAAAATAGTTTTGATGAAAGCAGTGAAGAAGACCCTATGTCAGGTGTTGCCAATCTTGTGGATGCCATGTTGGTTATTGCAGTTGGATTGCTGGTGTTTTTAGTCATTAGCTGGAATATGCAATCTATCATATTCAATGAGGATCTATCTCCCCAGCAAAAGCAAGAGGCTATTGATGCCATGAATCAGGTTATTGAAGTGGATCAGGGGCAACAATTAAATGAGACTCCAGATATAAGCAATTCTTCAGGTGAAGGCTATACCGAAATGGGTAAGGTTTATCAGGACCCTAAGACGGGTAAGCTGATAATGATTGAAAATTAG
- a CDS encoding MurT ligase domain-containing protein, which produces MGKLSFSVAQRFGKKGTALPGKVALKFNPNLLEELSKKCDKIVFITGTNGKTTSNNLSTHVLKGGFNDVLSNLNGSNMIQGVLTPFITDYKDSYDVGIFEVDEGSVPVVSQFMKPDYFIITNFFRDQLDRYGEVETTIKMVHDSITPETVLIINSDEPSLLRFDDLPNKKVYYGINKTKFAQDDIDVAESIFCPKCGNRLSYEYIYYGNVGKYHCDKCGIENHPADYFIESADLINGSYNFTVLNDNKREEYTLNLMGLYNLYNSLGVISLAKEIGLDYNLIKERINNFEYRLGRMETFHFKNKDLVLVLSKNPVGLSEVFNTITYDESQKSVMFILNDYAPDGKDVSWIWDANFDPVNHIPNMDAFYCVGTRAEDLALRLKYAGVDESLLKIYPAKDQFDINEAVDTISKESTKAYVIGTFTAMPEARKILVKKEQEGF; this is translated from the coding sequence ATGGGAAAATTATCATTTTCAGTAGCTCAAAGGTTCGGCAAAAAGGGCACAGCCCTTCCAGGTAAGGTTGCATTGAAATTCAATCCTAATCTGCTTGAAGAACTATCCAAAAAATGTGATAAGATAGTCTTTATCACAGGAACCAATGGAAAGACAACATCAAACAACCTTTCAACACACGTTCTAAAAGGAGGGTTCAATGATGTCCTCTCAAATCTGAATGGTTCAAATATGATTCAAGGAGTTTTAACCCCTTTCATTACAGATTATAAGGATTCCTATGACGTAGGTATTTTTGAAGTTGATGAAGGCTCTGTTCCGGTAGTTAGCCAATTCATGAAGCCTGATTATTTCATAATAACCAATTTCTTCAGAGATCAGCTAGACCGATACGGTGAAGTTGAAACCACAATAAAGATGGTTCATGATTCAATCACTCCTGAAACTGTTCTAATAATTAACTCAGATGAGCCATCCTTGCTTAGATTCGATGACCTTCCAAATAAGAAGGTATACTATGGAATAAACAAGACAAAGTTTGCACAAGATGATATTGATGTTGCAGAGTCCATTTTCTGCCCTAAATGCGGAAACAGGCTAAGTTATGAGTATATCTATTATGGAAATGTTGGAAAATACCACTGTGACAAGTGCGGCATAGAAAACCATCCTGCAGACTATTTCATTGAATCTGCAGACCTAATCAATGGCTCCTATAATTTTACAGTATTAAACGACAACAAAAGAGAGGAATACACTCTCAATCTGATGGGCCTCTATAATCTATACAATTCCTTGGGAGTGATAAGCCTTGCTAAGGAGATAGGCCTTGACTACAATCTAATTAAGGAAAGAATAAACAATTTCGAATACAGATTGGGAAGAATGGAAACTTTCCACTTTAAAAATAAGGACCTTGTTTTGGTCCTCTCTAAAAACCCTGTAGGCCTTTCTGAAGTATTCAATACAATAACCTATGATGAAAGCCAAAAATCAGTTATGTTTATCTTAAACGACTATGCTCCAGACGGAAAGGACGTATCATGGATTTGGGATGCAAATTTCGATCCAGTTAATCACATCCCTAATATGGATGCATTCTATTGTGTCGGAACAAGAGCAGAAGACCTTGCATTGAGATTAAAGTATGCAGGAGTGGATGAAAGCCTTTTAAAGATATATCCGGCAAAAGACCAGTTTGACATAAACGAGGCAGTCGATACAATATCAAAGGAAAGCACAAAGGCTTATGTGATAGGAACATTCACAGCAATGCCTGAAGCTCGTAAAATCCTAGTAAAAAAAGAACAAGAAGGTTTTTAA
- a CDS encoding MotA/TolQ/ExbB proton channel family protein produces MVDVGGGILTYILDTLSQSLQIPVIIFLLIFAVGAIILLGGLIREYSHRKTISDAEMRNIIDAINKANDKSEILSIVDSSDIPNSQKTVLREITDSDWDNESRVGLAKKLISSREKRLEKRLSYTDIITRIGPTLGLMGTLIPMGPGLAALGTGDVVTLSNAIIVAFDTTVVGIGSGALAYVISKIRRRWYSEYINNIDVLTDVVLNKLNKL; encoded by the coding sequence ATGGTTGACGTGGGTGGAGGAATTCTAACTTATATCTTAGACACTCTTAGTCAAAGTTTACAGATTCCAGTAATCATATTCTTACTTATATTCGCTGTTGGAGCAATCATCCTTTTAGGAGGCCTAATCAGAGAATATAGTCATAGAAAGACCATCTCAGATGCTGAAATGAGAAATATTATTGATGCAATCAACAAGGCTAATGACAAATCTGAGATTTTATCCATTGTAGACTCTTCAGATATTCCAAACTCTCAAAAGACTGTTTTAAGAGAGATTACAGATTCTGACTGGGACAATGAATCAAGAGTGGGCCTTGCTAAAAAGCTTATAAGTTCAAGAGAAAAGAGACTCGAAAAGCGCTTGTCATACACTGACATAATCACTCGTATCGGTCCTACATTAGGGCTTATGGGAACACTCATTCCAATGGGTCCAGGACTTGCTGCACTTGGTACAGGAGACGTTGTAACTTTGTCAAATGCAATTATTGTAGCATTTGATACAACTGTGGTAGGTATCGGTTCAGGTGCTCTTGCATATGTCATAAGCAAGATAAGGCGAAGATGGTATAGCGAATACATTAACAATATTGATGTTTTAACTGATGTGGTATTGAATAAGCTTAATAAATTATAA